Within Agarivorans litoreus, the genomic segment GATCAAGCAACGTATTGAGCAGTTTGAAGTTGTCAGTGAAGCTCGTAACGAAGGTACTATCGTTTCTGTAAGTGACGGTATTCTTCGCATTAATGGTCTTGCTGATGTAATGCAAGGCGAGATGATTGAGCTTCCTGGTAACCGTTATGCTATCGCATTAAACCTAGAGCGTGATTCTGTAGGTGCGGTAGTAATGGGCCCTTATGCTGACTTAGCAGAGGGTGACAAAGTAAAAAGTTCTGGTCGTATTTTGGAAGTTCCTGTAGGTCGAGGCTTATTGGGACGCGTACTTAATACACTGGGTGAGCCAATTGATGGTAAAGGTGCGGTAGAGCACGATGGCTTCTCGCCAATCGAAGTGATTGCACCTGGCGTAATGGAACGTAAATCGGTAGATAAACCTGTTCAAACAGGTATTAAAGCGATTGATTCAATGATTCCAATCGGCCGTGGTCAACGTGAGTTGATTATCGGTGACCGTCAGATTGGTAAAACAGCGATCGCTGTTGACACCATCATTAACCAAAAAAGCTCTGGCATTAAATGTATTTACGTAGCGATTGGCCAAAAAGCCTCTACTATTGCTGCTGTAGTACGTAAGCTAGAAGAATACGGCGCAATGGAGTACACCACCATTGTTGCAGCTTCTGCATCAGATTCAGCCGCACTACAATACTTAGCGCCTTATGCTGGTTGTACTATGGGTGAATACTACCGTGACCGCGGTGAAGATGCGTTAATCATTTATGATGATTTATCTAAGCAAGCCGTAGCTTATCGTCAAATTTCCTTGCTACTACGTCGTCCGCCAGGCCGTGAAGCTTACCCTGGTGACGTTTTCTACCTCCACTCTCGTTTATTAGAGCGTGCCTCCCAGGTAAACGAACAGTACGTAGAAGAGTTCACGAAAGGTGAAGTAAAAGGTAAATCAGGTTCATTAACTGCATTGCCGATTATTGAAACCCAGGCTGGTGACGTATCAGCATTCGTACCAACCAACGTAATTTCGATTACCGATGGTCAAATCTTCCTAACAGGCCAGTTATTTAACTCTGGTACTCGTCCGGCGGTTGACCCTGGTATTTCGGTATCTCGTGTAGGTGGTGCAGCACAAACTAAGATTATCAAGAAACTGTCAGGTGGTATTCGTACCGCATTGGCACAGTACCGTGAACTAGCAGCATTTGCCCAGTTTGCTTCTGACTTAGATGATGCAACCCGTAAGCAGTTAGACCACGGTCAAAAAGTAACCGAGTTAATGAAGCAGAAGCAATTCAGCCCATTATCTGTTGCTGAACAAGCCTTGGGTCTATACGCCGCTGAAAAAGGTTATTTAGCTGACATAGAAATCGATAAGATTGTTGATTTTGAAGCAGCGTTGCTAGCTTACGCTAACAACGAGTACGCCGATCTATTAGCGACTATTAATGAAAAAGGCGATTACAACGACGAGATTGATGCGGCGATTAAAGGCTTAATTGAAAGCTTTAAATCTACCCAATCTTGGTAATCAAACCTGACGAATAGGAGCAATAGATATGGCCGGCGCTAAAGAGATTAAAGGTAAGATTGGTAGTGTTCAAAACACTCAAAAGATTACCAATGCGATGCAGATGGTGGCAGCAAGTAAAATGCGTCGTTCGCAAGACGCAATGGAAAGCAGCCGTCCCTACGCAGTAGCTATGCGCAAAGTAATTGGTCATATCGCGCTAGGTAAGCTCGAATACAAGCATCCGTATGCTGTAGAACGAGAAGCCAAGCGTGTAGGTTATATCGTGGTATCTACTGACCGTGGTTTGTGTGGCGGCTTAAACATTAATTTGTTTAAACAAGTTGTCACCGACATGCAGCAGTGGAAAGAAAAAGGGGTTGAGGCTGATCTTGCCGTTATTGGCAGTAAAGCAACAGCCTTCTTTAATAGCCACGGTGGTAAAGTGGTAGCTCAAAACTCTGGCTTGGGAGATAACCCAACTGTTGAAGAGCTTATCGGTACCGTGAAAGTGATGTTAGAAGCCTACGATGAAGGCAAGCTAGATCGCATTTATGTGGTGTACAACAAGTTTGTAAACACCATGGTACAAGAACCAACGATTGATCAATTATTGCCGCTGCCTAAAGCAGATGATCCAGAAATTGCGTCTCGCAGCTGGGATTATTTATACGAGCCAAGTGCTGAAGAAATTCTCGACGGCCTACTAGTTCGTTATATCGAATCTCAAGTGTATCAAGGTGTGGTAGAAAACCTAGCCTGTGAACAAGCTGCACGAATGGTTGCAATGAAAGCGGCAACCGATAACGCGGGTAACCTGATTGATGAGCTTCAGTTGGTATACAACAAAGAGCGTCAAGCAGCGATTACTCAAGAATTGAGCGAAATTTCTGCGGGAGCTGCAGCCGTTTAAGGCAAGGCACTAAGCAATATATTTAGAGGAATCAACATGAGTAACGGTAACATCGTCCAAGTAATTGGCGCTGTTGTGGACGTTGAATTTCCACATGACAGTGTACCTAAGGTATACAATGCTCTAGAAGTTCAAGGCGAAGACTTAGTTCTTGAAGTTCAACAGCAAATTGGTGGTGGCGTAGTTCGTTGTATCTGTATGGGTGCATCGGAAGGCGTACGTCGCGGCCTAGAAGTGGTTGATACTGGTGACGCGATTAAAGTACCTGTGGGTGACGCAACCCTCGGTCGCATTATGAATGTACTAGGTCAAACTATTGACCACAAAGGTGAAATTGAAACGGAAGAGCGTTACAAGATTCACCGTTCTGCTCCAACTTATGAAGAGCAGGCTAACTCTAGCGAATTGCTAGAGACAGGCGTAAAAGTTATCGACTTAATTTGTCCATTCGCTAAGGGTGGTAAAATTGGTCTATTCGGTGGTGCCGGTGTTGGTAAAACCGTAAACATGATGGAGTTGATCAACAACATCGCTAAAGCTCACTCAGGTCTATCTGTGTTTGCTGGTGTTGGTGAGCGTACTCGTGAAGGTAATGACTTCTACTACGAGATGGAAGAAGCCGGGGTACTTGATAAAGTAGCCATGGTTTACGGTCAGATGAACGAGCCACCAGGAAACCGTCTACGCGTAGCGTTAACGGGTTTGACTATGGCTGAGAAGTTCCGTGACGAAGGTAAAGACGTATTGTTGTTCATCGACAACATTTACCGTTACACCTTGGCCGGTACCGAAGTATCTGCACTGTTGGGCCGTATGCCATCAGCGGTAGGTTACCAGCCTACATTGGCTGAAGAAATGGGTGTTCTTCAAGAACGTATTACATCTACTAAGACTGGTTCGATTACTTCGATTCAGGCGGTATATGTACCTGCGGATGACTTGACTGACCCATCTCCTGCAACCACTTTCGCGCACTTAGATGCAACCGTTACGCTAAACCGTAGCATTGCAGCAATGGGTTTATACCCAGCGATTGACCCACTGGATTCAAACTCTCGTCAGTTAGATCCTCTTATCGTAGGTCAAGAGCACTATGAAGTTGCTCGCGGTGTGCAAGGCGTATTGCAACGCTATAAAGAATTGAAAGATATTATTGCGATTCTAGGTATGGATGAATTGTCTGAAGAAGACAAGCAAACCGTAGCTCGCGCGCGTAAGATCGAGAAATTCTTAACTCAAGATTATCACGTAGCTGAAGTTTTCACTGGTAACCCAGGTAAACTTATCCCACTTAAAGATACTATCCGTAGCTTTAAAGGCCTATTGGCTGGCGATTACGATGATATTCCAGAGCAAGCGTTCTTGTATGCAGGCGATATTGATGACGTGCTTGAGCGCGCCAAAAATATGTAAGCTTCGCCCATTGGCGTAACAGGAGGCTGAAATGGCAGCGATGACAGTTCACTTGGATGTGGTGAGCGCAGAAGAGAAAATTTTCTCTGGCCGCGTTGAGCACTTACGAGTAACCGGTGAAGAGGGTGAGTTAGGAGTATTGCATGGTCATGCTCCACTACTAACCCCAATTAAGCCTGGTATGGTTCGCATGGTTAAACAGCATGGTCACGAAGAGGTGATTTACATCTCGGGTGGTTTCTTGGAAGTACAACCAGGAAACGTAACCGTGTTGGCAGATACCGCGATTCGAGGCAACGAGCTCGATAAAGCCAAGGCCCAACAAGCTAAACAAGCTGCAGAGGAAAGCATTAGCAATCCCAACAGCGATGTGGATTTTGCGAAAGCTCAAGTTGAACTTGCGAAAGCAATGGCTCAACTTCAAGTTATCGAAATCCTCGGAAAAAACGTCCGATAGATTTAGCTTGATAATAAAAAGGCGCTCCCAGAGCGCCTTTTTTGTCTGTGAAAAATGATGCTGACATCAACGAAACCTATTTTTATAGTCGTTACTATAGCTATAAATAGATTGGCTTCGTGCTAATAACAACTACATTTAGTGGGTTTGAACTTAGCTTCAAACTAACACTCACCAAGGGATGGATATGGCAACAATTTCGCCATTAAATCAAGCAAGCAAAGCCTTGCTCTCAGAGCGTATTCAAGGCCTTATCAAAGCCTTATCAGCAGGTATCTACGAACGTGAAGAAAGCTTTAAACTATGCCTTTTGGCTGCTCTAGCCGGCGAAAGTGTATTTTTACTAGGCCCGCCTGGTATTGCCAAAAGCATGATTGCCAAACGTTTGGTGAAGGCCTTTAAAAGCCAAAGCTTCTTTGATTACTTAATGACTCGCTTCTCAACCCCAGAAGAAGTGTTTGGTCCTTTATCTATTCAAGAGCTTAAAGATAATGGTAAGTATGTTCGTTTAACCGAAGGTTATTTGCCCACTGCCCATATAGTTTTTCTTGATGAGATCTGGAAAGCAGGTCCGGCTATTCTTAATACCCTACTCACGGTAGTGAATGAGCGCACTTTTCGAAATAGCTACGAAAACTTGCCTGTACCCATGCGCTTACTTATTTCTGCTTCAAATGAACTGCCTGAAGAAGATGGCGGCTTAGAAGCGCTTTATGACCGCATGTTACTGAGGGTATTTGTAAATAGGATTCAGCAAAAAGACAACTTCAAAGC encodes:
- the atpD gene encoding F0F1 ATP synthase subunit beta, which produces MSNGNIVQVIGAVVDVEFPHDSVPKVYNALEVQGEDLVLEVQQQIGGGVVRCICMGASEGVRRGLEVVDTGDAIKVPVGDATLGRIMNVLGQTIDHKGEIETEERYKIHRSAPTYEEQANSSELLETGVKVIDLICPFAKGGKIGLFGGAGVGKTVNMMELINNIAKAHSGLSVFAGVGERTREGNDFYYEMEEAGVLDKVAMVYGQMNEPPGNRLRVALTGLTMAEKFRDEGKDVLLFIDNIYRYTLAGTEVSALLGRMPSAVGYQPTLAEEMGVLQERITSTKTGSITSIQAVYVPADDLTDPSPATTFAHLDATVTLNRSIAAMGLYPAIDPLDSNSRQLDPLIVGQEHYEVARGVQGVLQRYKELKDIIAILGMDELSEEDKQTVARARKIEKFLTQDYHVAEVFTGNPGKLIPLKDTIRSFKGLLAGDYDDIPEQAFLYAGDIDDVLERAKNM
- the atpG gene encoding F0F1 ATP synthase subunit gamma, whose amino-acid sequence is MAGAKEIKGKIGSVQNTQKITNAMQMVAASKMRRSQDAMESSRPYAVAMRKVIGHIALGKLEYKHPYAVEREAKRVGYIVVSTDRGLCGGLNINLFKQVVTDMQQWKEKGVEADLAVIGSKATAFFNSHGGKVVAQNSGLGDNPTVEELIGTVKVMLEAYDEGKLDRIYVVYNKFVNTMVQEPTIDQLLPLPKADDPEIASRSWDYLYEPSAEEILDGLLVRYIESQVYQGVVENLACEQAARMVAMKAATDNAGNLIDELQLVYNKERQAAITQELSEISAGAAAV
- the atpA gene encoding F0F1 ATP synthase subunit alpha; the encoded protein is MQLNSTEISELIKQRIEQFEVVSEARNEGTIVSVSDGILRINGLADVMQGEMIELPGNRYAIALNLERDSVGAVVMGPYADLAEGDKVKSSGRILEVPVGRGLLGRVLNTLGEPIDGKGAVEHDGFSPIEVIAPGVMERKSVDKPVQTGIKAIDSMIPIGRGQRELIIGDRQIGKTAIAVDTIINQKSSGIKCIYVAIGQKASTIAAVVRKLEEYGAMEYTTIVAASASDSAALQYLAPYAGCTMGEYYRDRGEDALIIYDDLSKQAVAYRQISLLLRRPPGREAYPGDVFYLHSRLLERASQVNEQYVEEFTKGEVKGKSGSLTALPIIETQAGDVSAFVPTNVISITDGQIFLTGQLFNSGTRPAVDPGISVSRVGGAAQTKIIKKLSGGIRTALAQYRELAAFAQFASDLDDATRKQLDHGQKVTELMKQKQFSPLSVAEQALGLYAAEKGYLADIEIDKIVDFEAALLAYANNEYADLLATINEKGDYNDEIDAAIKGLIESFKSTQSW
- a CDS encoding F0F1 ATP synthase subunit epsilon, giving the protein MAAMTVHLDVVSAEEKIFSGRVEHLRVTGEEGELGVLHGHAPLLTPIKPGMVRMVKQHGHEEVIYISGGFLEVQPGNVTVLADTAIRGNELDKAKAQQAKQAAEESISNPNSDVDFAKAQVELAKAMAQLQVIEILGKNVR